One Phaseolus vulgaris cultivar G19833 chromosome 4, P. vulgaris v2.0, whole genome shotgun sequence DNA window includes the following coding sequences:
- the LOC137838319 gene encoding uncharacterized protein, with translation MRGTRQGPAALNGGEGLTLHQVMEMMRALQEEMGASKVNQERIQANLVASQAMNKELHRDLQTRATERKGADQEPVTPPREFPTPFSPEIVDAVIPAMLVGPKVTFTGVEDPEAHLTAFHTQMMLVGGSDAVRCKLFMSTLVGTTMEWFVSLPDGHYQGESLKEFLHRFGAQEVRLNLTEEKMMVHAFRKCIAPRPFSEVLIRNHPKTFAEIKRRVVAHITAKEEVSEKRTCVVPTRPRAAGRPQTLRVHEETTEMKAPVKQQPYQRPNTRGRGRDNVPPRHDFIVELKDLIAIPNIAERLKEHPKTDKRLGLNKNAWCEFYQAYNHLIPNCLTLAHQLDELVKNGLLRDYLQEKQGTEDTVATRGGPGHEVPVHGEVHTIAGGFSGGGCTASQRRRYVRTVMSVEAPRTNDAFDVDLVFTKADLEDVVPHDNDLVVISMITAGTKVHRVLVDQGSSANVEVQGYLELRTTFIDGTTSRTESIRYLVVNAYSAYNILLGRPTLNRLGAVSSTRHMKMKLPNLTGKVITIKSDQKEAKRCYENSLKARQGVSMVTNGPPYTEGSPLPKISHSKPDEAVEEIAHKTKSNPFGNSRDREIGERIPNRSNIPGQMA, from the exons ATGAGAGGTACGAGGCAGGGACCTGCTGCACTAAACGGGGGTGAGGGTCTCACCCTGCATCAGGTTATGGAGATGATGCGAGCCCTTCAGGAAGAAATGGGCGCGTCAAAAGTGAATCAAGAACGCATCCAAGCTAATTTGGTAGCGTCGCAAGCTATGAACAAGGAACTGCACAGAGACCTGCAAACCCGCGCGACTGAGCGTAAGGGTGCAGATCAGGAGCCTGTGACTCCACCCAGAGAGTTCCCAACACCGTTCTCGCCAGAGATCGTGGATGCAGTAATACCAGCCATGCTCGTAGGGCCCAAGGTGACCTTCACCGGGGTGGAAGACCCGGAGGCCCACCTTACGGCtttccatacacagatgatgctggttgggGGCTCCGATGCGGTGCGgtgcaagctgttcatgagcactttggtAGGAACGACGATGGAATGGTTCGTCAGCCTTCCTGATGGCCAT tatcaaggAGAGTCTTTGAAGGAGTTCCTCCACCGTTTTGGGGCGCAAGAGGTGAGGTTAAACCTCACAGAAGAAAAGatgatggtgcacgcgtttaggAAGTGCATCGCTCCGAGACCCTTCAGCGAGGTGCTCATCCGGAACCACCCCAAGACCTTTGCCGAAATAAAGCGTCGTGTGGTGGCCCATATTACGGCAAAGGAAGAAGTTAGTGAGAAGCGCACATGCGTGGTCCCCACGCGGCCACGCGCGGCAGGTCGTCCTCAAACCCTAAGGGTCCACGAGGAAACGACAGAGATGAAGGCCCCCGTGAAGCAGCAGCCCTATCAAAGGCCTAATACGAGGGGGCGTGGGAGAGATaacgtgccgccaaggcacgACTTCATAGTGGAGTTGAAAGACCTCATCGCTATCCCAAACATAGCGGAGAGGCTGAAGGAGCATCCCAAGACCGACAAGAGGCTCGGGCTCAACaagaacgcctggtgtgagttctaCCAAGCATACAACCACCTCATACCCAATTGCTTAACGCTAGCACACCAGCTAGACGAGCTGGTGAAGAACGGCCTCCTAAGAGATTATCTACAAGAGAAACAGGGGACCGAGGACACGGTGGCAACAAGGGGTGGTCCGGGGCATGAAGTCCCCGTGCACGGTGAggtccacaccatcgcaggagggTTCTCGGGTGGAGGTTGTACCGCCTCTCAGCGAAGGAGATACGTGCGGACTGTGATGTCGGTGGAAGCACCAAGAACCAACGACGCCTTCGACGTTGATCTGGTtttcaccaaggccgacctaGAGGATGTCGTACCCCATGACAATGATCTGGTGGTAATCTCAATGATAACCGCAGGAACGAAGGTGCACCGTGTGCTAGTAgatcagggaagctcggcaaAC GTAGAGGTGCAGGGATACTTAGAGTTGAGGACCACCTTCATAGATGGCACCACGTCACGAACGGAGAGCATCAGGTACCTTGTCGTCAACGCCTACTCTGCTTATAACATATTGTTGGGTAGACCAACACTGAATAGGTTAGGGGCGGTGTCGTCGACAAgacacatgaagatgaagttaccGAACCTGACAGGaaaggtgattaccatcaaatcagatcagaaggaggccaaacgatgctacgagaatagcctcaaggCAAGGCAAGGGGTATCTATGGTCACTAATGGACCACCGTACACAGAGGGAAGTCCCCTGCCCAAGATCAGCCACTCCAAACCCGACGAGGCCGTAGAAGAAATCGCCCACAAGACCAAATCTAATCCGTTTGGAAACTccagggatagagagattggaGAGAGAATCCCCAACCGAAGCAACATCCCCGGTCAGATGGCGTGA
- the LOC137837326 gene encoding apyrase 2-like yields MQLVVILLPFPFHTQNTVTTKTHSRENTAPRQNTRTDTLSTTPPPKSNTHTHRHCHFLSSLPFSSPISFPYHQSFPSSSPLTPTRIPHSPNAVVSQSLSSFKSDSNPALESLHVLLKPPSPSPSASQIRFRSSSSAELLDAELELETTKMIKRSGRSPPPESIVDKIYHFRGAFLMVAVPLLLVTLVLYAMPSASSNESIEDYALTHRKVAPDRKTAFAVIFDAGSSGSRVHVFRFDQNLDLVPVGNDLELFVQIKPGLSAYAQNPEQAAESLITLLDKAESVIPREFRPKTPVRVGATAGLRALEGDASDRILQAVRDLLKQRSTLKSESDSVAVLDGTQEGAFQWVTINYLLGNLGRDYSETVGVVDLGGGSVQMAYAISETNAAEAPNVSVGEDPYVKEMFLRGRKYYLYVHSYLGYGLLAARAKILKFSDDFGNPCILDGFNGSYNYGGKSFKASSYPSGASLNECKNIALNAFKVNQSKCAHMKCTFAGIWNGGGGDGQKNLFVASFFFDRAAEAGFADPKSPVVKVRPVDFEAASKQACRTKIEDVKSFYPRVEEGNRPYLCMDLLYQYALLVDGFGLDPWQQITLVKKVKYHDALVEAAWPLGSAIEAVSSTY; encoded by the exons ATGCAGTTGGTAGTAATTCTACTTCCATTTCCCTTTCACACACAAAATACCGTTACAACGAAAACACATTCTCGCGAAAACACCGCTCCCAGACAAAACACGCGCACTGACACACTCTCCACCACTCCCCCTCCCAAATcgaacacacacacacacagacACTGTCACTTTCTTTCatctcttcccttttcttctcccattTCATTCCCATACCATCAATCATTTCCCTCTTCATCCCCACTCACACCCACCCGCATTCCCCATTCCCCAAACGCTGTCGTTTCCCAGAGCCTCTCATCCTTCAAATCCGATTCGAATCCAGCACTGGAGTCGCTCCACGTGCTGTTGAAGCCGCCCTCGCCCTCGCCCTCCGCCTCCCAGATCCGCTTCCGCTCCTCGTCCTCCGCCGAACTCCTCGACGCCGAGCTGGAGCTCGAAACAACGAAAATGATCAAGCGCTCCGGGCGGTCGCCGCCGCCGGAGTCGATAGTAGACAAGATCTACCACTTCCGGGGAGCGTTCCTCATGGTGGCGGTTCCGCTCCTCCTCGTCACGCTCGTGCTCTACGCCATGCCTTCCGCCTCCTCCAATGAGTCCATCGAAGACTACGCCCTCACGCACCGCAAGGTCGCCCCCGATCGGAAAACCGCCTTCGCCGTCATCTTCGACGCTGGAAGCTCCGGCAGCCGTGTCCACGTCTTCCGTTTCGACCAGAACTTGGATCTCGTTCCCGTCGGGAATGACCTCGAGCTTTTCGTTCAG ATCAAACCTGGTTTGAGTGCTTATGCACAGAATCCTGAACAGGCAGCTGAATCTTTGATTACTCTATTGGATAAAGCTGAGAGTGTAATTCCCCGGGAGTTTCGGCCAAAGACGCCTGTCAGAGTTGGG GCAACTGCAGGGTTGAGGGCTTTGGAAGGGGATGCCTCTGACAGGATTTTGCAAGCG GTTCGGgatttgcttaagcaaagaaGCACTCTAAAATCTGAGTCTGATTCGGTAGCAGTGCTGGATGGAACACAAGAAGGTGCTTTTCAATGG gTGACTATCAACTATCTACTGGGAAATTTAGGAAGAGATTATTCAGAGACAGTTGGGGTAGTTGATCTTGGAGGTGGATCTGTTCAGATGGCATATGCCATCTCAGAAACAAATGCTGCCGAGGCTCCAAATGTATCAGTTGGAGAGGACCCATATGTCAAGGAGATGTTCCTTAGGGGAAGGAAATATTACCTCTATGTTCACAG TTACTTGGGCTATGGTTTGCTAGCAGCTCGTGCGAAGATTTTAAAGTTTTCAGATGATTTTGGAAACCCTTGCATCTTAGATGGCTTTAACG GATCTTACAATTATGGAGGAAAGTCGTTTAAGGCTTCATCCTATCCTTCTGGTGCAAGCTTGAATGAATGCAAAAACATAGCTCTTAATGCTTTCAAGGTTAACCAGTCAAAATGTGCACATATGAAGTGCACTTTTGCTGGGATATGGAATGGTGGTGGGGGTGATGGACAGAAAAATCTTTTTGTTGCCTCATTTTTCTTTGACCGAGCAGCTGAG gCTGGTTTTGCCGACCCAAAGTCACCCGTTGTGAAGGTTCGTCCGGTGGATTTCGAGGCTGCATCTAAGCAAGCTTGTCGAACAAAGATTGAAGATGTCAAATCCTTTTATCCACGTGTTGAGGAAGGGAACCGTCCATATTTATGCATGGATCTCTTATACCAGTATGCATTGCTTGTTGATGGATTCG GCCTAGATCCATGGCAACAGATCACGTTAGTGAAGAAAGTTAAATACCACGATGCTCTTGTTGAAGCTGCA